From a single Rhodococcus qingshengii JCM 15477 genomic region:
- a CDS encoding PucR family transcriptional regulator — translation MTVRRLAATTSLGLTIVAGHDDVDLSISWAHAIELQDPTRWLAGGELVMTTGLHLPRSATKQYEYVERIAQTGAVALAFDTGTVHDRVPDAIIRAGDELGFAVLSVAKETPFIAISRAVIDELTADQIRTVQAVVDAQEKLARALLDGVPALITALGRAVHAAVCVLDRDGAVLALTEGASSSLPERIRERSGKERSRIVVDDDGHLAIHRLAVSGTLAVASEAALDQSERLLVGHTVSLLTIELAKPLRVVDAEQRLRLAVTTMVRQAGGDVDESLLRYFGFESETTVVATALTDVGPLLAATDITSAALEEESVPYLLAPLTDGTGVWFVVKSEVAEKVTRSVYARVRENSRRSINGGIGGVRPMSGVAASLREAVSAAKVGQVEGHTLVPFSELGTFSLLLSVQSSEVLQSIAAGGLGVLEGYDAENGSRLVDSIEAFLHHNGQWESAAAQLGVHRHTLRNRMDKAAELIGRDLDSAHTRSELWIALKARELLQAESNSDHARPPLR, via the coding sequence ATGACTGTCCGGCGCCTGGCGGCCACCACCTCGCTCGGCCTCACGATCGTTGCCGGTCACGACGACGTGGATCTGTCGATCAGCTGGGCGCACGCAATCGAATTGCAGGATCCGACCCGTTGGCTCGCCGGTGGAGAGCTTGTCATGACGACGGGGCTGCATCTACCGCGTTCGGCGACAAAGCAATACGAGTACGTCGAGCGCATCGCGCAGACCGGTGCGGTGGCACTGGCGTTCGACACCGGCACCGTGCACGATAGGGTGCCGGACGCGATCATCAGGGCCGGCGACGAACTGGGTTTTGCCGTGCTTTCCGTCGCCAAGGAGACGCCGTTCATCGCCATTTCGCGGGCCGTGATCGACGAACTGACCGCCGACCAGATACGAACGGTGCAGGCGGTGGTCGACGCGCAGGAGAAGTTGGCGCGTGCCCTGCTCGACGGGGTGCCGGCTCTGATCACTGCCCTGGGTCGAGCCGTTCACGCAGCAGTCTGTGTTCTCGATCGGGACGGCGCGGTGCTGGCTCTGACGGAAGGTGCGAGTTCGTCTCTGCCCGAACGCATCAGGGAGCGATCAGGTAAGGAGCGCAGCCGGATCGTGGTGGACGACGACGGTCACCTGGCCATTCACCGCCTTGCTGTGAGCGGCACGCTGGCCGTGGCGTCCGAGGCCGCCTTGGATCAGTCCGAGCGATTGTTGGTGGGCCACACGGTGTCGCTGTTGACCATCGAGCTTGCCAAGCCGTTGCGGGTTGTCGATGCCGAACAGCGGCTGAGGTTGGCCGTTACGACGATGGTGCGCCAGGCCGGCGGTGACGTCGACGAAAGTCTGTTGCGGTACTTCGGATTCGAATCCGAAACCACGGTGGTGGCAACCGCCTTGACCGATGTCGGACCTTTGCTTGCGGCCACCGACATCACTTCAGCGGCCCTGGAAGAAGAGTCGGTGCCGTACCTGTTGGCCCCGCTGACTGACGGAACCGGTGTGTGGTTCGTCGTGAAAAGTGAAGTTGCGGAGAAGGTCACACGCAGTGTGTATGCGAGAGTACGGGAGAATTCACGCCGGAGTATCAACGGTGGAATCGGTGGGGTCCGGCCGATGAGCGGTGTTGCGGCCAGTCTGCGCGAGGCCGTCTCTGCTGCCAAAGTGGGGCAGGTCGAAGGACACACGCTCGTTCCGTTCTCAGAACTCGGGACTTTCAGTCTCTTGTTGAGTGTGCAGTCGAGCGAAGTTCTGCAGTCGATCGCGGCCGGTGGTCTCGGTGTGCTGGAAGGCTACGACGCCGAGAACGGTTCCCGTCTGGTGGACTCGATCGAAGCGTTCCTGCACCACAATGGTCAATGGGAGTCCGCTGCAGCGCAATTGGGTGTTCACCGGCACACGCTGCGTAACCGCATGGACAAGGCTGCCGAGTTGATCGGCCGAGATCTCGATTCCGCCCACACCCGGTCCGAGTTGTGGATCGCACTCAAAGCTCGTGAACTGCTGCAGGCGGAATCGAATTCAGATCACGCTCGGCCGCCCCTGAGATAG
- a CDS encoding alpha/beta fold hydrolase, whose protein sequence is MTTTKIETRHGVMAVDDSATDGFPVVFIHGNSASRSIFRHQVDADWAGDYRMITLDLLGHGDSEDASDPEAAYTQNGYADAVVDVLTELGVERAVVVGWSLGGHIALELIAKFPGLTGIVITGTPPANPETLGDAFNAGDGLSIGGTEVITAQEAELYARMTAVPFEQAALDAAIRTDGRARKIMFDAFGAGRESDQKALVATASVPLAVIDGAEDPFVNTSYVASLTFANLWEGTYHVIPGVGHAAFWEAPEVYNPLLQRFLGSFAQ, encoded by the coding sequence ATGACAACCACCAAGATCGAAACCCGGCATGGCGTCATGGCAGTCGACGACAGTGCCACCGACGGTTTTCCGGTTGTCTTCATCCACGGGAACTCGGCCAGCCGCTCCATCTTCCGTCATCAGGTCGACGCCGACTGGGCCGGCGACTACCGCATGATCACTCTGGACCTACTCGGCCACGGCGACTCCGAGGACGCCAGCGATCCCGAAGCCGCATACACGCAGAACGGTTACGCCGACGCCGTCGTCGATGTTCTGACCGAACTCGGCGTCGAAAGAGCCGTTGTCGTCGGCTGGTCGCTCGGCGGACACATCGCTCTCGAGTTGATCGCGAAATTCCCCGGGCTCACCGGAATCGTCATCACCGGTACGCCGCCGGCAAATCCCGAGACGCTCGGCGACGCCTTCAATGCCGGCGACGGATTGTCCATCGGCGGCACCGAGGTCATCACCGCGCAAGAAGCCGAACTCTACGCACGAATGACCGCCGTTCCCTTCGAGCAGGCTGCCCTCGACGCCGCGATACGCACGGACGGGCGCGCTCGCAAGATCATGTTCGACGCATTCGGCGCCGGCCGCGAATCGGATCAGAAGGCTCTGGTTGCAACGGCGTCTGTGCCTCTCGCGGTGATCGACGGCGCCGAGGACCCGTTCGTGAACACGTCGTATGTCGCGTCGTTGACCTTCGCGAATCTCTGGGAGGGCACGTATCACGTGATTCCCGGTGTGGGGCATGCAGCGTTCTGGGAAGCCCCTGAGGTGTACAACCCACTGTTGCAACGATTCCTCGGCAGTTTCGCACAGTAA
- a CDS encoding cation:proton antiporter, whose product MTFGILALVALAGILGPLLGARASWHVPVVVGELAAGVVFGVTGFGLLDSSDRTFTFLADIGFALTMMVAGSHVPVRDPAVRAAIGKGAVRSVVVGLLSVVAGYGAATAFGTGHAALYAVLIASSSAALILPIVDSLGLGGTSVLQMTAQVAIADTVCIVALPLVIDPDNAPRAGVGALAVAACAVALFFVLRAFHRSGHWRRLHKFSEKRKFALELRINLVILFSLAALASSTHVSIMLAGFAFGLVLAAIGEPRRLAKQLFAITDGFFAPLFFVWLGAAINLRDLVTHPSAIWLGLVLGGATLVVHAAIRALGLPLPLGVLSAAQLGVPVAAVTVGTQLGVMGDGEPAAILLAAMITIGAATLAGAAASKAGLTKPA is encoded by the coding sequence ATGACCTTCGGCATCCTTGCCCTCGTCGCGCTGGCCGGCATTCTCGGCCCGCTGCTCGGCGCTCGCGCCAGTTGGCATGTCCCCGTGGTGGTCGGCGAACTTGCCGCGGGCGTCGTCTTCGGTGTCACCGGTTTCGGGCTGCTGGACTCTTCCGACCGGACTTTCACCTTCCTGGCCGATATCGGGTTCGCGCTCACGATGATGGTGGCCGGCTCGCACGTCCCGGTCCGCGATCCGGCAGTCCGTGCGGCAATCGGCAAGGGTGCCGTTCGCTCGGTTGTCGTCGGGCTCCTGTCGGTTGTTGCCGGCTACGGTGCGGCGACGGCATTCGGCACCGGTCACGCCGCGCTGTACGCGGTCCTGATCGCGTCGTCGTCCGCGGCGTTGATTCTCCCCATCGTCGATTCGCTGGGGCTCGGTGGAACCTCGGTTCTGCAGATGACTGCCCAGGTCGCGATCGCGGACACCGTCTGCATTGTCGCGCTGCCTTTGGTGATCGATCCGGACAATGCCCCTCGTGCCGGTGTCGGCGCACTGGCTGTGGCGGCGTGTGCGGTTGCCTTGTTCTTCGTACTGCGAGCCTTCCACCGGTCCGGCCATTGGCGAAGGCTCCACAAATTCTCGGAGAAACGAAAGTTTGCACTCGAACTCCGGATCAATCTGGTGATCCTCTTTTCTCTGGCAGCGCTGGCGTCGAGCACTCACGTGTCGATCATGCTCGCGGGCTTCGCCTTCGGGCTCGTTCTTGCCGCGATCGGTGAACCCCGCCGCCTCGCCAAACAGCTCTTCGCCATCACCGACGGCTTCTTCGCTCCCCTCTTCTTCGTCTGGTTGGGAGCGGCGATCAATCTGCGCGACCTCGTCACCCATCCGTCCGCCATCTGGCTCGGATTGGTCTTGGGCGGAGCAACTCTCGTGGTTCACGCCGCGATACGCGCCCTCGGTCTCCCGCTCCCTCTCGGCGTGCTGTCCGCCGCGCAACTGGGAGTACCGGTTGCCGCAGTTACGGTGGGCACTCAATTGGGGGTGATGGGCGACGGTGAACCCGCAGCCATCCTCCTCGCCGCCATGATCACGATCGGTGCAGCAACGCTGGCGGGTGCTGCCGCGTCGAAAGCTGGTCTCACGAAGCCTGCTTGA
- a CDS encoding DUF2127 domain-containing protein encodes MDFALRSCSWHGHETYAPDEPELRDRLHVDTAVGQAWRCLRCGNFVPGAPRASGPADAAPEVPRGRLLRDRLIMRLLATERMFRALGLVLLAIGVFELRSSKGRAEDAFENELPLIRPLARQLGWNIDDSKLVHHIEQAFSLSATTLTWIAVGLLVYAGLQVIEAVGLWMVERWGEYFAVVATSLFLPLEIYELTEKITWLRAGLLLVNIAAVVWLIWSKRLFGVRGGGASYHAEHSEESLLTVERAAVKQAS; translated from the coding sequence GTGGACTTCGCATTGCGCTCGTGCAGTTGGCACGGTCACGAGACCTACGCTCCGGACGAACCGGAACTGCGGGATCGACTACATGTGGATACTGCGGTGGGTCAGGCGTGGCGGTGCCTACGTTGCGGCAACTTCGTCCCGGGAGCGCCCCGAGCATCGGGACCGGCGGACGCCGCCCCCGAGGTTCCGCGGGGGAGGCTGCTTCGCGACCGGTTGATCATGCGACTTCTCGCCACCGAGAGAATGTTCCGCGCTCTGGGTTTGGTTCTTCTGGCGATCGGTGTGTTCGAACTGAGATCGTCGAAGGGTCGCGCCGAGGACGCCTTCGAGAACGAATTGCCGTTGATCAGGCCACTTGCCCGTCAATTGGGCTGGAACATCGACGATTCCAAACTGGTCCATCACATCGAGCAGGCGTTTTCGTTGTCCGCTACGACGCTCACCTGGATCGCAGTCGGGCTGTTGGTCTACGCCGGCCTTCAAGTGATCGAGGCAGTCGGCCTGTGGATGGTCGAACGCTGGGGCGAGTACTTCGCGGTGGTGGCGACCAGCTTGTTCCTGCCCCTCGAAATCTACGAATTGACCGAGAAGATCACGTGGTTGAGGGCCGGGTTGCTGCTGGTGAACATCGCTGCCGTCGTATGGCTGATCTGGAGCAAGCGACTCTTCGGTGTCCGCGGCGGCGGCGCGTCGTATCACGCCGAACATTCGGAGGAGAGCTTGCTGACGGTGGAGAGGGCCGCGGTCAAGCAGGCTTCGTGA
- a CDS encoding aldehyde dehydrogenase family protein, producing MSVAVRSLIGGAWVTGSDGTLTDTNPARPDEVVATGGRAGASEMATGVRVARIAANDWARLPMSARGAYLTRAAEIIESNAEAWGEELTREEGKTLAEGIGEVRRAAQILRYYGNAADRETGTVYSSPRSSEQILVTRKPLGVVGVVTPFNFPIAIPAWKIAPALVYGNTVVWKPAAAVPLLAFRLAQALTEAGLPDGVLNMILADSAAGEALVDHPDLDAVTFTGSTGVGRKIAGSAAARGIPVQAEMGGKNAAVVLADADLELAVEQVMLGAFRSSGQKCTATSRLVLHESIAEEFLARLTVEVKQLRVGDPLDPDVTTGPVVSAYAQQSIIEGINRAVDGGARVVATAEAPQSGYYVQPTVLELPSSTELWFEELFGPVLAVQRAATTADAFRLANEGEFGLSAALFTQDLTSALAGVDDLDVGILHVNSESAGADPHVPFGGAKRSGYGPKEQGDAAREFFTHTTTVYLRGGRA from the coding sequence ATGAGCGTCGCAGTGCGCAGCTTGATCGGCGGAGCTTGGGTCACGGGCAGCGACGGCACACTGACGGACACCAACCCGGCCCGTCCCGACGAGGTTGTCGCCACCGGAGGCCGCGCCGGTGCCTCCGAAATGGCGACCGGTGTTCGCGTCGCCCGCATCGCCGCGAATGACTGGGCCCGCCTGCCGATGTCCGCACGCGGCGCATACCTCACTCGCGCAGCGGAAATCATCGAATCCAACGCTGAGGCCTGGGGCGAAGAACTCACCCGCGAAGAAGGGAAAACGCTGGCCGAGGGTATCGGAGAGGTGCGCCGCGCAGCGCAGATTCTGCGTTACTACGGCAACGCCGCCGACCGCGAGACCGGAACGGTGTATTCCTCCCCACGTAGCAGCGAGCAGATTCTCGTCACTCGCAAACCTCTCGGCGTGGTAGGCGTCGTCACGCCGTTCAACTTCCCGATCGCGATCCCGGCATGGAAGATTGCGCCTGCCTTGGTGTACGGAAACACCGTCGTCTGGAAACCGGCTGCCGCGGTGCCCCTTCTGGCCTTCCGTCTCGCGCAGGCACTGACCGAAGCGGGCCTACCCGACGGAGTCCTGAACATGATCCTCGCCGACAGCGCGGCCGGTGAAGCGCTGGTCGATCACCCGGACCTCGACGCCGTCACCTTCACCGGTTCCACCGGCGTCGGCCGAAAGATCGCGGGATCTGCTGCGGCGCGCGGAATTCCGGTACAGGCGGAAATGGGTGGAAAGAACGCAGCCGTCGTACTTGCCGACGCAGATCTCGAGCTTGCGGTCGAGCAGGTGATGCTGGGCGCATTTCGGTCAAGCGGCCAGAAATGCACGGCCACTTCACGTCTGGTGCTCCATGAATCCATCGCCGAGGAATTCCTGGCCAGGCTGACCGTTGAAGTCAAGCAACTGAGAGTCGGAGATCCACTCGATCCCGACGTCACGACAGGTCCCGTGGTCAGCGCATACGCGCAGCAGTCGATCATCGAGGGGATCAATCGAGCCGTCGACGGCGGCGCCAGGGTTGTGGCCACCGCCGAAGCGCCGCAGTCGGGCTACTACGTCCAACCGACAGTGCTGGAACTACCGTCGAGCACCGAACTGTGGTTCGAGGAACTCTTCGGCCCGGTACTGGCGGTGCAGCGGGCAGCAACAACCGCAGACGCATTCCGCTTGGCGAACGAGGGCGAATTCGGTTTGTCCGCAGCATTGTTCACGCAAGACCTGACCAGTGCACTTGCCGGTGTCGACGATCTGGACGTGGGGATCCTGCACGTCAATTCGGAATCGGCGGGCGCTGATCCCCACGTACCTTTCGGCGGTGCGAAGAGGAGTGGATACGGGCCCAAGGAACAAGGCGACGCGGCACGAGAGTTCTTCACTCACACCACCACCGTCTATCTCAGGGGCGGCCGAGCGTGA
- the gabT gene encoding 4-aminobutyrate--2-oxoglutarate transaminase, with protein sequence MTILEHGTETCIGGPTLPQIRRLVTEVPGPNSRALAKRRSAALPAGLTSGSSIYVAAAGGGVVVDVDDNSFIDFGSGIAVTTVGNSAPRVVERTTRQLGQFTHTCFLANPYEGYLEVCEALNRLTPGDHEKRTALFNTGSEALENAVKYARAATGRPAVVVFDHAFHGRTLMTMTMTAKNQPYKATFGPFAPEVYRVPMAYPYRWPSGPENAADEAFAQFRLAIDTQIGAESVAAVVVEPIQGEGGFIVPAPGFLKRISEFCRERGILVVADEVQTGIARTGAWFASESEDFVPDIITTAKGLAGGMPLAAVTGRADVMDAAHPGGIGGTYSGNPVACEAALAVFETIEMEGLLDRAKDIGDILTTGLSEIASDTDIIGDIRGRGAMIAIELVHDEDKAPNREAVAQIVSYAHTHGLLMLTAGTYGNVVRFLPPLSISDELLTEGLGILRDAVAAVR encoded by the coding sequence ATGACCATTCTCGAGCACGGCACGGAAACGTGCATCGGTGGACCGACCCTTCCCCAGATACGACGCCTCGTCACCGAAGTGCCCGGCCCCAACTCGCGCGCTTTGGCAAAGCGCCGGAGCGCCGCACTACCGGCCGGGCTGACCAGCGGATCCAGCATTTACGTTGCCGCAGCGGGCGGAGGAGTTGTCGTCGACGTCGACGACAACTCGTTCATCGACTTCGGCAGCGGCATCGCCGTGACCACCGTCGGAAACAGTGCGCCGCGCGTGGTCGAACGCACCACGCGCCAGCTCGGTCAGTTCACCCATACGTGTTTCCTCGCAAACCCCTACGAGGGGTACCTCGAGGTCTGCGAAGCGCTCAACCGCCTGACCCCGGGAGATCACGAGAAGCGAACAGCGCTGTTCAACACCGGCAGCGAAGCGCTCGAGAACGCCGTGAAATACGCACGTGCCGCCACCGGTCGCCCGGCAGTTGTCGTCTTCGACCACGCATTCCACGGTCGCACGTTGATGACCATGACGATGACAGCCAAGAACCAGCCGTACAAGGCCACATTCGGCCCGTTCGCACCAGAGGTCTACCGGGTTCCGATGGCATACCCCTACCGTTGGCCGAGCGGCCCCGAAAACGCGGCCGACGAAGCATTCGCCCAGTTCCGTCTTGCGATCGACACTCAGATCGGCGCCGAATCGGTAGCCGCTGTGGTCGTGGAACCGATTCAGGGTGAGGGCGGTTTCATCGTTCCCGCTCCGGGATTCCTGAAGCGAATCTCGGAATTCTGCCGTGAGCGCGGCATTCTCGTCGTCGCGGACGAGGTCCAGACCGGTATCGCACGAACCGGAGCCTGGTTCGCCAGCGAGAGTGAGGACTTCGTCCCCGACATCATCACAACCGCAAAAGGTCTCGCCGGCGGAATGCCACTCGCCGCCGTGACCGGCCGTGCCGACGTCATGGACGCCGCGCATCCCGGTGGTATCGGCGGTACGTACAGCGGCAATCCCGTTGCCTGCGAGGCCGCCCTGGCAGTTTTCGAGACGATCGAGATGGAAGGGCTCCTCGACCGCGCCAAGGACATCGGCGACATTCTGACCACAGGTTTGTCCGAAATCGCTTCGGACACAGACATAATCGGCGACATTCGTGGACGCGGCGCCATGATTGCAATCGAACTCGTCCACGACGAGGACAAGGCTCCGAATCGCGAGGCCGTCGCCCAGATCGTCAGCTACGCCCACACGCACGGTCTCCTTATGCTCACCGCCGGCACCTATGGAAACGTCGTCCGTTTCCTCCCACCGCTGAGCATCTCCGACGAGTTGCTGACCGAAGGACTCGGTATTCTTCGCGACGCTGTGGCCGCAGTCCGATGA